Below is a window of Nerophis lumbriciformis linkage group LG20, RoL_Nlum_v2.1, whole genome shotgun sequence DNA.
atttcaaaagtaactcagttactaactcagttacttacaccaaaaagtaatgcgttactgtgaaaagtaactatttagttacttatttttttcttcttttttttttttaaagctcccattaatgccctttttgccttcatttcagtactgttattgcactggagaataatacaatctgttgatcaacttgacatacatttttattttccttttaacataatgaatgaaaaacagtgcaacataaaaaggcattcctcctttctttaaacttggaccaatgaccattaataaaaaaacaagttaaagtgcaacataagaaggcacatcatcttccttgaaacataaagcctgacatctggagtgatgctgctgtcttccacacttggagccatggattgtagaatccttgttttcagtggcaggatcattgacacagatggtgaagtttcagtgctcagtagagatggaacacttttaagcacctggaggacctcatctgccactctcacatcatcatcagacagggtgacatttgtcttcagggtgttgtgggtcaatgcagagtatatagctgcctgctgctccaacatatcataagtggagttccacctcgttgggacatcatgtatgagcaggcagctttagcatttcttgctttgtcttaagcacatgagcagctgttgtgcttgggtggaagtaagaaaccttcctgatcctcccaaagaggcgctccatcctattgactgagattcccttctgtgatgccaaattcactacatgtgcaaagccacctatctgtggtcccagtcctgcctcattctctgtaattatttgatttttggcattatcacgtgtgactgggatatctttatcttccattcctccactgcttgtgtcagtacctgcgcaaggtgactcttgtagagggggcgtgtcttctcacctcccagtctgctgtgatgaagtgagcgcttatagttccgctggacgtccagccgtctgtcatgagcgcaacagctgatgctcgggatagttcatccacaacttttttcttctcctgctcataaagatctggcacaatcttattgctgaagtgggtgcgcgacgggatgtcgtaacgtggttcaagcacgttcagcatgtgtttaaaaccctcgttttgcacaaccgagtctgcacttataaacacaccgattcaatggcgggggcgttctagctcctccgttactccgctcgccatgaccacgctgtgtgtggactgaacgtgccaacaactttttttccccacacccacacccacacacacatagaccgcgcctcttttcttctctccggcttgtgacagaggaagattcagaagaacgcgacaccgcagcgcttctgtttctagccgatactacatcaaaagtaacgtaaaataacgcagtaacgcatcatgtagtaacggtaactaaattactgaattaaaaaaaataacgcgttagattactagttaccgccgaaaccaacggcgttacagtaacgcgttactttgtaacgcgttagtgccAACACTGCTCATTATACTTTACACCATTTTTCTTACCCCagtaaaaaaacaagacaaatgtATGCTATTTAAAAACTTTTAATGTCATTGTTTTCATATTAAAACAAATTACATTAGTTTCTCCATAATACAACATACGCTGTAATCTAATCTCAAATAAATTGCTTGTGTTACTGATGAATGTTTATGTCACATAATTTACACCTTGCTGTGTATAGTGTGagctgtaaacaacaacaaaaaacaatatttatactatctaaatatttacattatatacctttgcaaaccttaaaggggaacattatcccaatttcagaagggttaaaaccattaaaaatcagttcccagtggcttattatatttttcgaagtttttttcaaaattttacccatcacgcaatatccctaaaaaaaagcttcaaagtgcctgattttaaccatcgttataaacacccgtccattttcctgtgacgtcacatagtgatgccaacacaaacaaacatggcggaaagaacagcaagctagagcgacattagctcggattcagactcggatttcagcggtttaagcgattcaacagattacgcatgtattgaaacggatggttgtagtgtggaggcaggtagcgaaaacgaaattgaagaagaaactgaagctattgagccatatcggtttgaaccgtatgcaagcgaaaccaacgaaaacgacacgacagccagcgacacgggagaaagcgaggacgaattcggcgatcgccttctaaccaacgattggtatgtgtttgtttggcattaaaggaaactaacaactatgaactaggtttacagcatatgaaatacatttggcaacaacatgcactttgagagtgcagacagcccagttttcatcaattaatatattctgtagacataccctcatccgcactcttttcctgaaagctgatctgtccagttttggagttgatgtcagaaggccagggaagctagggtcgatagggggtttagctcgctcgtctgcgggaacaaactgccgccatttcttgccgtgctaccgaggtcctttgtccctaaattgctcacacactctggcagattcaatgggggtctggcggcagatttctttgagtttatcgttggaaatgcatctgctttgagtgtcgcaggatatccacacattcttgccatctctgtcgtagcatagctttcgtcggtaaagtgtgcggaacaaacgtccaatttcttgccactttcgcatctttgggccactggtgcaacttgaatccgtccctgttcgtgttgttacaccctccgacaacacaccgacgaggcatgatgtctccaaggtacggaaaacagtcgaaaaaaacggaaaataacagagctgatttgactcggtgtttgagaaaatggcggattgcttcccgttgtgacgtcatcgcttcgagagcgaatattagaaaggcgtttaattcgccaaaattcacccatttagagtttggaaatcggttaaaaaaatatatggtcttttttctgcaacatcaaggtatatattgacgcttacataggtctggtgataatgttcccctttaataaaaatctaactatagatgtcaacattgtttaCGTGCTGCAAtcctcatttatgattgctgcctttagtAAGAACTTAACTCTTTtatgttttgctcacatttgctttcttttatttggacttgtcAAGTTGGTGGTTTACAAACAAGTGCGTTATAATAAACAAGTTAAAACTCAACcaaaatcataataatacttaAATGGAACATACTAAACTGTACAAGTATATCAAACCAACTGTTAACTGCAAACTTGCGCGTTTCTTGTCgtcgtttcgtaaaatcttgccaTCTTTCGCCCTTCTTTATTTCCTCTCGGGGAACTCTAAAGATAATTGTATCCTTTTTGCTATGTGAATAGTTCGACCAGCCTGAAACAACACaatcatagggcatttttctacgAAAAAGGCAAAATGCCGCCCTTCTGGGTGTCACATATTTAATAATGAGCTGGGTGTAAGGTCAAGTGGATACACCCAAGGCAATTAAATGTGTGTTCTCAGGAGATTGGACATCGTGTTACTTTGAGGACAGAACAACTAGATGTTTTCTCTACTGTGAGTCCTTGTGTGGCGACACAAATGTCTCCTTTGAGTATAGCTTTTGCCACAAGCTGAACAACTCaatggtttttctcccgtgtgtttAAATTTGTGTctagtcaaacactgtttgttaGAAAAGCTTTTCCAACAGACTgagcaactaaacggtttctctccagtgtgtgttctcatgtggtcACCTAGACTGCCTTTTTGAGAAAACCAttgaccacaaactgaacaataaaatgttttttctcctgtgtgtgttttcatgtgttgagCCAAAGTGCTCCTATGAGAAAAACgtttacagcacactgaacacctgcatggtttttctcctgtgtgtgttctcatgtggtcAGTCAAACCGCCCTTataagaaaagcttttgccacaaactgaacaatgaaatgttttttctccagtgtgtgttgtcatgtgtcgcatcaaagagctattttgagaaaagcttttaccacaaaccaAACAATTGCACGGTCTTTCGCCTGTGTGCGTCCTCATGTGATTATTCAAACTGGTCTTGTGAGAAaagtttttaccacaaactgaacaatcaaatggtctttctcctgtgtgtgttcttataTGTTGAGTCAAACTGGTCTTGTAGGAAAAGcttttactacaaactgaacaatgaaatgttttttctccagtgtgtgttgtcatgtgtcgcgtcaaagagctattttgagaaaagcttttaccgcaaactgaacaatcaaatattttttcgcctgtgtgtgttctcatgtgattATTCAAATTAGTCTTGTGAGAAaagtttttaccacaaactgaacaatcaaaTGGTCTTTCTCCTGTGTGCATTCttatgtgttgagtcaaactggTCTGGTGTggaaagcttttaccacaaactgaacaaataaatgttttttccccTAATTTTGTTCTCTCATGTTGAGTCAAACAGCCATTATAAGAAAAGCTTGTGCGACAAACTGAAGATTTGAATGTTTTTTCTCCTAAAGAGCTCAAAGTTGTTTTACATTTCTTCTTTtcagagcattcagagtgtttgttgtcagtgtgagtcctcatatcaccttcacagtctgtatcgctgctcaaagttacttcaacctcgtcttcagcctcactatctggtagtggagctaagaggttgtctacttgtggtttctcttcatcttcTTCAGTCTTCATAGAGAGAACAGCCGGTGGCAACTTGGGGAGATCAGCTTTCTCCGGCCCCAGaaaacactctccctcctgagtgatccagagttcctcctcttcctttttaatgtgagGTGGTTGTGAATCTTCCTGCTTCAAAGTAGAGCTCCCCGCCTGCAGCTGAGGCGGAAGTTCTTCTGgatgaccaatcagctgctggacgtctgaggAAAACAAATAAGTTCAATGTGTTACATTACGATGCATAATCTTTGTTTTgttcatagggctgggcgatcaaATGATAATGATCGATTAATTTCAGCCAGCTGTAAACCTACATTAACTCAGATCAAATAgggcggaaatgtctgttaccAGATAAGTTACCAGTTAAAAGTAGGGATTCAAgtactctgtgtactcctgggcCTTATTCAGACTTTATCAGCGAATTTGCAGAGTTCGTTGCTGAATCATGCAGATAATATAGCTATCATGGGcaattttaatatccatatgtatACCCCGTTAAACTTTCTAGTTATAGCGCTCAAGAGTATAACTGATagatgtggtcttacacaaataatacatgAAGCCACGCATCGCAACTGTAATACGATAGATTTGGTTCTTCTCCGGGGTGTCACCACTTCTAAAGTTTTGGTACTCACTTATGAAATTTGAAGTTGTGACCCATTGTCGACGTTTTGAGAATAGCCAATCCTTTAGCAGCCGTAACATTATTGCTGCTACAAACACGACTCTCTGGCCTACTGCCCTTGGTAATGGCATCGTTCCCCAATTAGGTGGGCTACAACGATAGCCTTACCAAACGACTTTAATGATGCTCTACACAACGCCATTGATAATACAGCACTTTTAAAAACTAAGAAGGGTCCCTAGAGACGAACTCCCTGGTTTATGGAAGAAATCAGAGCTCTTAAATAATCACGTAGGAAGCAAGAACGCAACTGGCATGCAACCAAACTAGAGGTTTTGCATtcagcatggagtgatagtttaataacttataaacacactaTTGCTTTAGACAAAACGAATTACAACTCAAATCTTATCCATCTCAATTAAAATGATCCTAAATATTTGCTTAACAcaatagcatcgctaacccaacaagggtctTTTCCCAGTGGCTCCACCCACTCAGTTGACGATTTCATGCACTTCTTTATGAAGAAAATTAAGCTTAGTAGAAAAGAGATTAAAGACACCATGTCCCTAAATCTCTGTCATTTTCAACAGGTAACGCTAGAAAAACTCTTGCGGCTCgctaatgggacaaaacaaacatcttGTATACTCGACTCGCTTTCTGAGAAACTCATCAAGGAGCTGTGTGCGATATTAAGaatatcagtgctaaatattatcaaTTTACTGTTACCTTAGCATTCAAAACAGTGGTTATTTTTCCTCTACTGAAAAGACCCCATCTCGACACTGACCCTccttctaaaccaggggtcggcaaccccaaGTGTTAAAAGAGCAATACTGAaagaaaaatacagaaaaatctgtctggagccgcaaaaaattatgtTATAATGAATGCTACACATGATcaaagtcaaagtaccaatgattgtcacacacacacacacgaggtgtggcgaaattattctctgcatttgacccatcacccttgttcaccccctgggaggtgaggggagccgcgcccgggaatcatttttggtgatttaacccccaattccaacccttgatgctgagtgccaagcagggaggtaatggctctcattttcatagtctttggtatgactcggccggggtttgaactcacaacctaccgatctcagggcggacactctaaccactaggccactgagtaggtaatgatgtgtctatattagctatattagcctactatcaaaatcaggctgacgcaaatcttcgttgacagaaatgttcaaaTGTAACCTTTATTCTACGCATTTTTACACCAttgaaaaacatgagtaaaatggaggcttctcagagggtgagattgcTCCTGGAAATGATTTGCTtgataatggccaaaggtatagatgtgtgtgtcctagttaaaggggaacattatcaccagacctttgtaagcgtcaatatataccttgatgttgcagaaaaaagaccatatatttttttaaccaatttccgaactctaaatgggtgaattttggcaaattaaacgcctttctattattcgctctcggagcgatgagcaatccgccattttctcaaacacattacaaacaccgagtcaaatcagctctgttattttgcgtttttttcgactgttttccgtaccttggagacatcatgcctcgtcggtgtgttgtcggagggtgtaacaacacgaacagggacggattcaatttgcaccagtggcccaaagatgcgaaagtggcaagaaattggacatttgttccgcacactttaccgacgaaagctatgctacgacagagatggcaagaatgtgtggatatcctgcgacactcaaagcagatgcatttccaacgataaagtcaaagaaatctgccgccagacccccattgaatctgccggagtgtgtgagcaattcagggacaaaggacctcggtagcacggcaagcaatggcggcagtttgttcccgcagacaagcgagctaagccccctggatgtcttggctcacaccgtcccttatgccaccgaagatgatcaagagaagaatatcgaccttagcttccctggcctgctgaca
It encodes the following:
- the LOC140679605 gene encoding uncharacterized protein gives rise to the protein MDIGTVQVSLDVQQLIGHPEELPPQLQAGSSTLKQEDSQPPHIKKEEEELWITQEGECFLGPEKADLPKLPPAVLSMKTEEDEEKPQVDNLLAPLPDSEAEDEVEVTLSSDTDCEGDMRTHTDNKHSECSEKKKCKTTLSSLGEKTFKSSVCRTSFSYNGCLTQHERTKLGEKTFICSVCGKSFPHQTSLTQHIRMHTGERPFDCSVCGKNFSHKTNLNNHMRTHTGEKIFDCSVCGKSFSQNSSLTRHMTTHTGEKTFHCSVCSKSFSYKTSLTQHIRTHTGERPFDCSVCGKNFSHKTSLNNHMRTHTGERPCNCLVCGKSFSQNSSLMRHMTTHTGEKTFHCSVCGKSFSYKGGLTDHMRTHTGEKPCRCSVCCKRFSHRSTLAQHMKTHTGEKTFYCSVCGQWFSQKGSLGDHMRTHTGEKPFSCSVCWKSFSNKQCLTRHKFKHTGEKPLSCSACGKSYTQRRHLCRHTRTHSRENI